In Persicimonas caeni, a single window of DNA contains:
- a CDS encoding BatA domain-containing protein yields MSFLQPLFLAGLLAAAIPIAIHLINRRKATRQEFPALRLLMESNKKEARSVKVRQWLLLGLRVLVIAALALALAKPYFLSDEGVTASERLPTAVVFVVDDSASMQHAGWWENTVEQFDEQLGKLRPWDEATLITASTIDGPVTRFTSDHGEIREAFSDLQATDASADLSQAVVAAGDLLSSSQLPSKRIVVISDFARGGFPDSPTPEAKIPYDVRQVSVRDDAESVPENLGITAVDYEQEHSGQGGSWKITATVRNFGPEDQKGVELRLNVDGEDIGGGLVDVPARKTSTHTFRHRFEGAGVREAYVELVNDDPLEIDNRYYFAVDLKERIRVLLVNGEPSSVAYSDELYFAVRALNPGTTSQSAIIPEMTTPEGLAGRDLNDFDVVVLANVATVSQPNAGKLEQFVDGGGGLLVTMGDQIDATSWNQTMEGLLPKPLRGLKRLAERDDPDAPVKITRLGTGNRDHPIFRIFDLPGGSSLQSVKVYSYMLLEPTQQTETREILAYKDNAPALIERKVGDGRVVMLTTTVDREWTDLPVRTAFLPLMRRSVQYLARRATSAGKDRPVVGERLTLDVSGLVDERAIIHGPEDSRLVLEPTDGTVGFAPEHVGFYEVWADSDEAQGDADNPRNRLDALSFAANVDSDESKLDPLGQNALDPWTKPDEGKGGEAAQAAIPTNERRVNVWPPILFAITMMLLLETLLGARRSVLAKVWRRITFQKDPKVEV; encoded by the coding sequence TTGAGTTTTCTGCAACCACTCTTTTTGGCGGGGCTTTTGGCGGCGGCGATCCCGATCGCCATCCACCTGATCAACCGCCGCAAGGCGACCCGCCAAGAGTTTCCGGCTCTTCGGCTCTTGATGGAGTCGAACAAAAAGGAGGCGCGCAGCGTCAAGGTGCGCCAGTGGCTCCTGCTCGGGCTGCGCGTGCTGGTCATCGCCGCGCTCGCCCTGGCGTTGGCCAAGCCGTACTTTTTGAGCGATGAGGGCGTCACCGCCTCCGAGCGGCTGCCGACGGCGGTCGTCTTCGTGGTCGATGACAGCGCCTCGATGCAGCACGCCGGTTGGTGGGAGAACACCGTCGAGCAGTTCGACGAGCAGTTGGGCAAGCTGCGCCCGTGGGACGAGGCGACGCTGATCACGGCGAGCACCATCGACGGGCCGGTGACCCGCTTTACGAGCGACCACGGCGAAATTCGTGAGGCGTTCTCTGATCTGCAGGCCACCGATGCGTCGGCGGACCTGTCACAAGCGGTGGTCGCCGCCGGTGACTTGCTCTCGTCGTCGCAGCTTCCGAGCAAGCGCATCGTCGTGATCAGTGATTTTGCCCGCGGCGGCTTCCCCGACAGCCCCACGCCCGAAGCGAAGATCCCCTACGACGTACGCCAGGTGTCGGTGCGAGACGACGCCGAGAGCGTGCCAGAGAACCTGGGCATCACCGCGGTCGACTACGAGCAGGAGCATAGCGGCCAAGGCGGAAGCTGGAAGATCACGGCGACCGTCCGCAACTTCGGCCCCGAAGACCAAAAGGGCGTCGAGCTTCGCCTCAACGTCGACGGCGAGGATATCGGCGGCGGCCTGGTCGACGTGCCCGCCCGCAAGACCTCGACGCACACCTTCCGCCATCGTTTCGAGGGCGCCGGAGTGCGCGAGGCTTACGTGGAGTTGGTCAACGACGACCCGCTCGAGATCGACAACCGCTACTACTTCGCCGTCGACCTCAAGGAGCGCATCCGCGTGCTCTTGGTCAACGGCGAGCCGAGCAGCGTCGCCTACTCCGACGAGTTGTATTTTGCGGTGCGCGCGCTCAACCCCGGCACGACGAGTCAGAGCGCGATCATCCCCGAAATGACCACGCCCGAGGGCCTCGCCGGGCGCGACCTGAACGACTTCGACGTGGTCGTGTTGGCCAACGTGGCCACGGTCAGCCAGCCGAACGCCGGCAAGCTCGAGCAATTCGTCGACGGCGGCGGCGGGCTCCTGGTGACGATGGGCGACCAGATCGACGCCACCTCGTGGAACCAGACGATGGAGGGGCTGTTGCCCAAGCCGCTTCGCGGCCTCAAGCGGCTGGCCGAGCGCGACGATCCCGACGCGCCCGTCAAGATCACCCGGCTGGGCACGGGCAACCGCGACCACCCGATCTTTCGCATCTTCGACCTGCCGGGCGGCTCGTCGCTGCAGTCGGTCAAGGTCTACAGCTATATGCTGCTCGAGCCGACCCAGCAGACCGAGACGCGCGAAATCCTGGCGTACAAGGACAACGCCCCCGCGCTCATCGAGCGTAAGGTCGGCGACGGGCGCGTGGTCATGCTGACGACCACGGTCGATCGCGAGTGGACCGACTTGCCGGTGCGCACTGCCTTTTTGCCGCTGATGCGCCGAAGCGTGCAGTACCTGGCGCGTCGGGCGACCTCGGCGGGCAAGGACCGCCCGGTCGTGGGCGAGCGGCTGACTCTGGACGTCAGCGGTCTGGTCGACGAGCGCGCGATCATCCACGGGCCTGAAGACTCGCGGCTCGTGCTCGAGCCGACCGACGGCACCGTCGGCTTCGCGCCCGAGCATGTCGGGTTCTACGAGGTGTGGGCCGACTCCGACGAGGCTCAGGGCGATGCGGACAACCCGCGCAATCGCCTCGACGCGCTCTCCTTTGCGGCCAACGTCGACTCCGACGAGTCCAAGCTCGACCCGCTGGGCCAAAACGCCCTCGACCCG